The Cognatishimia activa nucleotide sequence GACACCATTCCCCCTCCGATCACAGCGACCGAAATTTTTTTCGCTTCGTCCAAATGTCCCCCGTCATTCAGCATGAGTTCAAAATAACCTGCGGGCAATGATGCAGTATACCGGTATTCATGCAAGAAAAATGTGAGATTTAGGCTCAGCTTTTTGACGGTGAGTTAATCAATTTGCACCGTCACCAAGGGCGTGTCAGCTTGATCAAGCCACCTCGTCCAGTCCATTTGGAGTGAACTGAGGGGGCGTAGCCCTATTTTATTGCTGCGCGCAGAGGCAACGTCTGTAGTTGTCCGCAACTCGGTAAAAGTATCATGGATGCATATGGTGCAGCAATGGTGTATCAATTTGCGAATGGGTATCAGGTTTTCTCGCCAATGGGCGGGACTGAAACGCACTGAATTCACTTGCATGAGTAAAGATAGATTCGCGTGGCTGTAATTTTATTACCCACGCGAACCTTGAGGAAAAAAGGGCTATTTGCTTTGTTCAGCCAGCATCTGTGCCTTTATGCTCAATTCCATTGTCTTGAAGGTATGGGCCTGTGTGGCCGCTGTTTCAGTCCGATCTCGAAGATCATTCGCAAGACGTTGGAAGTAGGGCAGTCCTGCGTCAGAACAATCGATCTTCTCACACCGATCCCCGTTCACCAAAAAGAGGTGGTCAATGCCATCAGAGCCCGCGACATCAACATATTTTCGCAACTCGATATAGCCTTCGGTTCCCAGGATTGTCAGGCGTCCATCACCCCAGGTCGGGAGTGCATCAGGGGTATACCAATCAACCCGAATATATCCGTGCCCATTATCGCTTTTCAGTGCCAATTCTCCGTAATCCTGAAGCCCAGGTGAGGAGGGATTCGCATAGTTTGCAACATTTGCCATTGTGATTTCGGCATCCGTTGAGCCGGTAAAGAATAGGAACTGGTCAATCTGATGCGAAGCAATGTCAGTCAGGATGCCGCCATAGGATTCCCGGTCAAAGAACCACTCTGGTCGAGTGTCTTTATTCAGCCGGTGGGGGCCCATTCCGATCGTTTGGATAACGCGTCCAATGGCTCCTTCGGCTACCAGCTCTGCCGCTTTGGTCACGCTGGCAACTTCGAAGCGTTCTGAGAAGTCTACCGTCCAGATTTTCCCTGTCCGTGCCACGCAGTCCTGTAAAGATTGCAGTTGCTCCAACGTCGTACAGCCAGGTTTGTCCGCCATGACGTCTTTGCCAGCTTCCATGGCTTCAATAGCCAATTGTGCTCGATCTGATGACTTTGCGGCGACCAAGATAAGGTCGATGTCTGGGTTGTTCAGTATGTCTGTTTTATCAGTGAATTCCGGCACATCTGGGAAGCGTTTTTCAAACGAGGCGCGCAACGCAGGGTCGCGGTCATTCCACCAGCCAACAAACTCTGCCCCCACATCAATCATGTTTTGGGCCATGCCAAAGATGTGACGGTGCTCTAAGCCTAGTGCGGCGATTTTAAGGGGAGTGCTCATGTGCGCATCCTATGATTTTGATCCCTGTTCAGCTTCTGTTGCTGATTTCAGAGGAGGGAAATGTTGTGGTGCCGATCTTCGTTCGAGATTTGCTGCTTCCGGAAGCATACGGACTCTCCTCCCGTTGGTGCAGCGCCAGAATATTTGGAGCGGTAGCACACCGGTATACAGCTTGTAAATATTGTTGCGTACCGGTATACAGCCTAAGCGAGTTTGGGGGATAATATGTCGGCTGAGCCAGTTTCCAAAAACCCTTCCGGGTCGATTTCTGAATTGCCTGCCTCAAGGATCGATGCCAAACGGCCCGCCGGTGACCAGATTTATCGCCTACTGCAGCGCGCCATCTTAGACATGTCATTACCGCCCAGCAGCGCGGTGTCCGAGGCTGAGGTCGGAGCGCGTTTGGGGGCCAGTCGCACTCCGGTTCGCGAAGCATTGATCAGGCTGCGCGAAGCCGGTTTGATCGATACCTTTCCAAGTCGCGGTAATTTTGTATCCAAGCTCAGCGCGACCCGCATTCTGGAAGCGCAATTCCTCCGGGAGGGTTTGGAACTTGCCAATATTCGTTATTTGGCCACCGGGGGATTGACCTCGGAGTCAAAAATCGCGCTTCAAACCAACCTCGCCTTGCAGGCTGAGGCGGTTGGTGCGTCTGATGATACAGTGTTTTTTAAGCTCGACGATGAATTCCATCTGCTGATGGCCAATGCCACAGGCCACAGGCGCGCCGCTGAGGTGTTGGAGCGCGAGAAGCTGCAACTTGATCGCCTGCGCGGTTTGTCCCTCAGAACCAAAGGCCACCACGCACAGCTGTATGCTGAGCATAAAGATATCTTTGAGGCTATCGTGGCTCAGGACGAAGCGGGTGCGACTGAGAAAGCGCAACTGCATTTTCGGACCATTCTGGATGTTTTGGCAGACCTCATGCTGCGCCACAAAGAGTATTTTGACTAAACCACGGACGGATTCCCATACCTTCCAAGCCGACAGGATTGTTGCCGATGTCAGGTCGCCCCGAACTGCCCAAGATCGCCGCCACGCTCTACGAAGAGATCAAGGATATCGCCATTGTCTCTCCGCACGGGCATTGCGATCCCTCTTGGTTCAGTGAGAATGCCCCATTCCCCGACCCAGCAACACTGTTGGTGACACCAGATCATTACGTTTTCCGCATGCTGTATAGTCAGGGAGTCGCACTAGAAGATTTGGGGATCGGTGTGCCTGAGGACAAACGTGATCCACGCGAGATTTTCCGATTGTTTGCATCACATTGGCATTTGTTCCTTGGCACGCCAAGTCGCGCTTGGATCGAATATACGCTCCGCAAAACGCTTGGAATCAAAGAGGTTCTCTCCGCCGAAACAACGGACCTTGTCTATGATCAGATCGCCGCGAAGCTCACAGAAAAAGTGTTCCGCCCGCGAGAGGCCATGGAGGCTTTGAATATCGAAGTTCTGGCGACAACTGACGGTGCCTTAGATAGTTTAGACGCCCACGCTGCAATGCGTTCCTCGGGCTGGCAGGGCAGTGTGATCCCAACGTTCCGCCCGGATGACATTCTAAACCCGCTGCGCCCGGGGCACGCCGATAACATCGTGCGTCTCGGAGATATGACGGGTGAGGACACGGCGACCTTCGCTGGCTTCCTAACTGCCATCGAAAAGCGTCGTGCTTTCTTCAGAAGCCTCGGAGCGACGGCCACAGATCATGATGTTCCCTTTCTTATGACGGGGTGGTTGGCCCGTGCAGAAATTGAAACATTGCATGGAAAGGCGATTGAAGGAGCACTCTCAGAAGATGAGGCACTGCAATATTACGGTCACATGCTGATCGAGATGGCGCAGATGTCTGCCGATGACGGCATGGTAATGCAAGTTCACGCCGGGTCTATGCGCTCTACAAATCATGAAGTGCTCGCTAAGTTCGGCCCCGATAAGGGCGCTGATATTCCCATCGCAATCGATTGGGTGCGTGGATTGGATGCGCTCCTGAACCGAGTTGGAAATCATCCTAATTTCCGGTTGCTGGCCTTCACGCTGGATGAAAGCACTTATGCTCGCGAATTGGCTCCAATGGCGGGGCATTGGCCGTGCATGCGCCTTGGCCCCCCGTGGTGGTTCCATGACAGCGCCAATGGAATTCGGCGCTACTTTGATAATGTTGTCGAGACAGCCGGTTACTGGAACCTCGCAGGTTTCAACGACGATACGCGCGCCTTCCTGTCTATCCCCGCCCGCCATGACCTCTGGAGACGCGGTGTGAGCTTGCACTTGAACGATCAAGTGGAGCGGGGAGTCTTCGGTCTGAACGATGCCCGCCGTCTGGCACCTTTGCTCACACGCGATCTGGCAATTGATGCCTACCGGTTGGAGGACTAAAACATGCCACGCATCGTGCATTTGGGATTTGGTAATTTTCACCGTGCGCATCAGGCATGGTACACGCAGCTTAGCAATGACCTAGGTGGCACGCAGTGGGCGATCACCGGCGTGTCCATGAGCCGCCCGGACCTGAGAGACGCACTAAGTCCAGACGGATTTAGTTATTCTCTTGGTCTGCGCGGAGTGGACGGGCTCCGGGTTCAAGCCATCACAGTGCATGACCGGCTGCTGGTGGCTCGCGAAGACCCCCAGTCCGTCATTCGCGAGATTGCCGAACCAGAAACTAAAATCCTGTCATTGACCGTTACTGAAAAAGGTTATGGGCTCAATGCAGATGGGCGGCTTAAATTGGATGATCCTGTCATTCAGACGGATCTCAATTCGGATAGTCCCAAAAGCAGCGTTGGTATCCTTGCTCACGGATTGAAATTACGGTCGAAAATCAATGAGCCGATAACGGTCATGAGCTGCGATAATTTATCGGGCAATGGGCAGCTTTTACGCCAAGCCGTGAT carries:
- a CDS encoding Gfo/Idh/MocA family protein, producing MSTPLKIAALGLEHRHIFGMAQNMIDVGAEFVGWWNDRDPALRASFEKRFPDVPEFTDKTDILNNPDIDLILVAAKSSDRAQLAIEAMEAGKDVMADKPGCTTLEQLQSLQDCVARTGKIWTVDFSERFEVASVTKAAELVAEGAIGRVIQTIGMGPHRLNKDTRPEWFFDRESYGGILTDIASHQIDQFLFFTGSTDAEITMANVANYANPSSPGLQDYGELALKSDNGHGYIRVDWYTPDALPTWGDGRLTILGTEGYIELRKYVDVAGSDGIDHLFLVNGDRCEKIDCSDAGLPYFQRLANDLRDRTETAATQAHTFKTMELSIKAQMLAEQSK
- a CDS encoding GntR family transcriptional regulator codes for the protein MSAEPVSKNPSGSISELPASRIDAKRPAGDQIYRLLQRAILDMSLPPSSAVSEAEVGARLGASRTPVREALIRLREAGLIDTFPSRGNFVSKLSATRILEAQFLREGLELANIRYLATGGLTSESKIALQTNLALQAEAVGASDDTVFFKLDDEFHLLMANATGHRRAAEVLEREKLQLDRLRGLSLRTKGHHAQLYAEHKDIFEAIVAQDEAGATEKAQLHFRTILDVLADLMLRHKEYFD
- the uxaC gene encoding glucuronate isomerase; this translates as MSGRPELPKIAATLYEEIKDIAIVSPHGHCDPSWFSENAPFPDPATLLVTPDHYVFRMLYSQGVALEDLGIGVPEDKRDPREIFRLFASHWHLFLGTPSRAWIEYTLRKTLGIKEVLSAETTDLVYDQIAAKLTEKVFRPREAMEALNIEVLATTDGALDSLDAHAAMRSSGWQGSVIPTFRPDDILNPLRPGHADNIVRLGDMTGEDTATFAGFLTAIEKRRAFFRSLGATATDHDVPFLMTGWLARAEIETLHGKAIEGALSEDEALQYYGHMLIEMAQMSADDGMVMQVHAGSMRSTNHEVLAKFGPDKGADIPIAIDWVRGLDALLNRVGNHPNFRLLAFTLDESTYARELAPMAGHWPCMRLGPPWWFHDSANGIRRYFDNVVETAGYWNLAGFNDDTRAFLSIPARHDLWRRGVSLHLNDQVERGVFGLNDARRLAPLLTRDLAIDAYRLED